The following are encoded together in the Leuconostoc mesenteroides subsp. mesenteroides ATCC 8293 genome:
- a CDS encoding adenylosuccinate synthase: MSGVIVVGSQWGDEGKGKIVDFFAEHADAVVRYQGGNNAGHTIWHGDTKFELSALPSGIVTKGQLAILGNGVVINPEALLAEIKEVESQGVTVENLIISNRAHVIMPYHIALDKASETASNNRIGTTKKGIGPAYTDKISRVGIRVADLIDPEIFGKLLKEYLPFKNAQLTKLYGEEALDYNEIYDKYVEYGRQLAPYVTDTSYLLGQQMKENKRVVFEGAQGVMLDVDHGTYPFVTSSNPTAGGVMNGAGVGPKQIQDVVGVIKAYTSRVGSGPFPTELFNDTADHIREIGHEYGVVTKRPRRIGWLDAVALRHAVQVSGLTKLAINSLDVLSGLKEVKIATSYTYKGEEIHHFPASDTWFQGLDVNFETLPGWDEDITDVTKFDELPINAQNYLKRISELLEVDLLSFAVGPKPEQTHLLRPVWE; encoded by the coding sequence ATGTCTGGTGTAATTGTTGTTGGTTCGCAATGGGGTGATGAAGGAAAAGGAAAGATCGTTGACTTTTTCGCGGAACATGCGGACGCAGTAGTGCGTTATCAAGGTGGTAATAACGCAGGACACACAATTTGGCATGGTGATACAAAATTTGAGTTATCAGCATTGCCATCAGGAATTGTCACAAAGGGACAACTTGCTATTTTGGGTAACGGTGTGGTTATTAATCCAGAAGCATTGTTAGCAGAAATAAAAGAAGTTGAATCTCAGGGTGTTACAGTTGAAAATTTGATTATTTCAAATCGTGCGCATGTGATTATGCCTTATCATATCGCATTAGACAAAGCATCTGAAACAGCATCAAATAATCGTATTGGTACAACAAAAAAGGGTATCGGCCCAGCTTATACAGATAAAATTTCACGTGTTGGTATTCGTGTTGCTGATTTAATTGACCCTGAAATTTTTGGTAAGTTATTAAAAGAGTACTTACCATTCAAGAATGCGCAATTAACCAAGTTATATGGTGAAGAAGCGCTTGACTATAATGAAATATATGATAAATATGTTGAATATGGTCGTCAATTGGCACCGTATGTCACTGATACATCTTACTTACTTGGTCAACAAATGAAAGAAAACAAACGTGTGGTTTTCGAAGGAGCCCAAGGGGTCATGTTAGATGTAGACCACGGCACATACCCATTTGTTACTAGTTCAAATCCAACTGCTGGTGGCGTTATGAATGGCGCGGGTGTAGGACCAAAGCAAATTCAAGATGTTGTGGGCGTTATTAAAGCTTATACATCACGCGTTGGCTCAGGACCATTCCCCACAGAATTGTTTAATGATACAGCGGACCATATTCGTGAAATTGGTCATGAATATGGTGTTGTGACAAAGCGCCCACGCCGAATTGGTTGGTTAGATGCTGTTGCATTGCGTCATGCAGTGCAAGTATCTGGCTTAACGAAACTAGCTATTAACTCATTAGATGTTTTATCTGGGTTAAAAGAAGTTAAAATTGCAACATCATATACTTATAAAGGTGAAGAAATTCATCATTTCCCAGCATCAGATACTTGGTTCCAAGGACTAGATGTTAATTTTGAGACATTGCCTGGTTGGGATGAAGATATTACTGATGTCACGAAGTTTGACGAATTACCAATTAATGCACAAAACTATTTGAAAAGAATTTCTGAATTATTGGAAGTTGATCTATTAAGTTTCGCTGTTGGCCCTAAGCCAGAACAGACACATTTATTGCGCCCAGTTTGGGAATAA
- a CDS encoding phosphatidylglycerophosphatase A family protein: protein MTKELQESAITTLARRGVTTNDIAEGTRTFLSGKYKDTINEEVLAKSIAHVLYKDEVADIILTAIYLDEQAEVMPDDQPLKARLQRDANGHNVDEILAIAITQQFSAAATVHYGLLDDLKPGLIGEINDKTDSINVYLDDILAALIASSAMSYLELLGGNQY, encoded by the coding sequence ATGACTAAAGAATTACAAGAATCAGCAATCACAACGCTCGCACGTCGAGGTGTGACTACCAATGATATCGCCGAAGGCACACGTACATTTTTGAGTGGCAAATACAAAGATACCATTAATGAAGAAGTATTGGCCAAATCTATTGCACATGTTCTTTACAAAGATGAAGTAGCTGATATTATTTTGACTGCGATATACCTTGATGAGCAAGCAGAAGTTATGCCCGATGACCAACCCTTAAAAGCACGCTTGCAACGCGATGCCAATGGTCATAATGTTGATGAAATTTTGGCAATTGCAATTACGCAACAATTTTCTGCGGCTGCAACAGTGCATTATGGTTTGTTAGATGACCTAAAGCCAGGGTTAATTGGAGAAATTAACGACAAGACCGATAGCATTAATGTTTACTTAGACGATATTTTGGCAGCATTGATTGCCAGTTCAGCAATGTCATATTTGGAGCTTTTGGGCGGTAATCAATATTAA
- the pta gene encoding phosphate acetyltransferase — MELFEQLKNKITGQNKTIVFPEGEDPRIQGAAIRLAADNLIEPILLGDAQEISKTAQAHNFDLSNIETIDPASYDENELAKLNATLVERRKGKTDAETAAKWLQNVNYFGTMLVYTGKADGMVSGAVHPTGDTVRPALQIIKTAPGSSRISGAFIMQKGEERYVFADAAINIDIDSDTMAEIAIQSAHTAQVFDIEPKVAMLSFSTKGSAKSPLVDKVATATALAKKLAPELADSIDGELQFDAAFVESVAAAKAPDSKVAGKANTFIFPSLEAGNIGYKIAQRLGGFEAIGPILQGLAKPVSDLSRGANEEDVYKVAIITAAQAL, encoded by the coding sequence ATGGAACTTTTTGAGCAATTAAAAAATAAAATTACCGGTCAAAATAAGACAATTGTATTTCCGGAAGGTGAAGATCCCCGTATCCAGGGCGCAGCTATCAGATTAGCAGCTGATAATTTGATCGAGCCAATATTGTTGGGGGATGCACAGGAAATTTCAAAAACTGCCCAAGCCCATAACTTTGATTTATCGAACATAGAGACGATTGATCCTGCTTCATATGATGAGAATGAATTGGCAAAATTAAATGCGACACTTGTCGAAAGGCGCAAAGGGAAAACAGACGCTGAGACAGCTGCCAAATGGCTACAAAATGTTAACTATTTTGGGACAATGCTGGTTTATACTGGCAAAGCTGACGGTATGGTGTCAGGCGCAGTACATCCAACTGGTGATACAGTTCGTCCTGCGTTGCAGATCATTAAAACGGCGCCTGGCTCATCACGTATTTCTGGTGCATTCATTATGCAAAAAGGCGAAGAGCGTTATGTATTTGCGGACGCTGCCATTAACATTGACATTGATTCGGACACGATGGCTGAAATTGCAATACAATCAGCCCACACAGCTCAAGTGTTTGATATTGAACCAAAAGTTGCGATGCTTTCATTTTCAACTAAGGGCTCCGCGAAATCACCCTTGGTCGATAAGGTGGCAACTGCCACTGCATTGGCTAAGAAGTTAGCACCTGAACTGGCGGACTCAATTGATGGAGAGTTACAGTTTGATGCTGCGTTTGTTGAATCTGTTGCTGCCGCAAAGGCGCCTGATTCAAAAGTCGCAGGTAAAGCGAACACATTTATTTTCCCAAGTCTAGAAGCAGGTAATATTGGCTATAAAATTGCACAACGCTTGGGTGGGTTTGAAGCGATTGGACCTATTTTACAAGGCTTAGCAAAACCTGTTTCTGATTTATCGCGAGGAGCCAATGAAGAGGATGTTTATAAAGTAGCTATTATTACTGCTGCGCAAGCATTATAA
- a CDS encoding PTS transporter subunit IIC — MAQNAITPQHKIDTDQIKEKVAQEKESVRDTVYKVSAAVSNAILVTLGMGLLLQTIAGFIHWAPMVQMGAITKIMLPAAFGAAIASQMKTNTMVMFSAMAASAVGANAVFFTDKAVEGVTATGYAGAQAAGSAIMTTGQPISAVMAGVIAVLFGKWLSGKTPLDMVIVPAATTIVGTVSGYYLAAVTTPALVAIGKFIASSVAVNPIIGTAIVAMAFGAMTMTPASAAALAVAIGATGVTSPEAAGAILIGTTAVFVGFPAMSFHENKIGATIAQGIVTPKIQFPNLTENPALIIPPMIGAAIAAPIATIAFNVTAPFSMAGIGFNSFIVPLALAGSNPAAFAAYMIIGVGVPVIVSFVGYRFMRKMGWAKPQQLHLEMI; from the coding sequence ATGGCACAAAACGCAATTACACCACAACATAAAATTGATACAGATCAAATTAAAGAAAAAGTAGCTCAAGAAAAGGAGTCAGTTCGTGACACTGTTTATAAAGTCAGTGCAGCTGTCTCAAACGCCATTTTGGTTACCTTGGGTATGGGATTATTGCTGCAAACGATTGCAGGATTCATCCACTGGGCACCGATGGTCCAAATGGGTGCAATCACTAAAATTATGTTACCAGCAGCATTTGGCGCCGCGATTGCATCACAAATGAAAACGAATACAATGGTTATGTTTAGTGCGATGGCTGCCTCAGCGGTTGGTGCTAACGCTGTTTTCTTCACAGATAAAGCCGTGGAGGGTGTGACAGCAACCGGATACGCTGGTGCACAAGCTGCTGGTTCAGCTATAATGACCACTGGACAACCAATTTCAGCTGTTATGGCTGGTGTGATTGCCGTATTGTTTGGTAAGTGGTTGAGTGGTAAGACACCATTAGATATGGTCATTGTACCAGCGGCGACCACAATTGTTGGCACGGTGTCAGGGTACTACTTGGCAGCTGTTACGACACCGGCGTTGGTCGCAATCGGAAAGTTTATTGCTTCGAGTGTTGCAGTTAATCCAATTATTGGTACAGCCATTGTTGCAATGGCCTTTGGTGCAATGACCATGACACCAGCCTCCGCAGCAGCTTTAGCTGTGGCAATTGGTGCAACGGGTGTAACTTCACCAGAGGCTGCAGGAGCAATCTTAATCGGTACAACGGCTGTATTCGTTGGCTTCCCTGCAATGTCATTTCATGAAAATAAAATTGGCGCAACAATTGCTCAAGGTATTGTTACACCAAAAATTCAATTTCCAAATTTGACTGAAAATCCTGCCTTGATTATTCCACCAATGATTGGCGCAGCAATTGCTGCACCAATCGCAACAATCGCGTTTAATGTTACTGCACCTTTCTCAATGGCTGGTATTGGATTTAATTCATTTATCGTTCCGTTGGCATTGGCTGGTTCAAATCCTGCTGCATTTGCTGCTTACATGATTATCGGTGTAGGTGTTCCCGTGATTGTTTCATTTGTTGGTTATCGTTTCATGCGTAAAATGGGTTGGGCAAAGCCACAACAATTGCACTTGGAGATGATTTAA
- a CDS encoding LURP-one-related/scramblase family protein, giving the protein MTKYYLRQRHSINDGVNIVFDQDFKASYLVSGRSGKKSDEIQVQDMSGRVLVRIRQTSYGIIPRFTLNYRGHIVGSISFTLGHISDFVYVRHLSWLISGNFIANRYFIYHNTKKLLSVKPENRPDGLYNQLNVTFDAQAPVHIAIAALLDIWGVKSNPLKHFNWLKGPNNLSYRSTYTK; this is encoded by the coding sequence ATGACAAAATATTACTTACGTCAACGACATAGTATTAATGATGGCGTCAACATTGTTTTCGACCAAGATTTTAAAGCGTCTTATTTAGTGTCTGGCCGTTCTGGTAAAAAATCTGACGAAATTCAAGTTCAAGACATGTCCGGTCGCGTTTTGGTGCGCATCCGCCAAACATCTTATGGTATTATACCAAGATTTACCCTCAACTACCGTGGGCATATCGTCGGGTCAATTAGTTTTACACTAGGCCATATTAGTGACTTTGTTTATGTTCGACATTTAAGCTGGTTAATATCTGGTAATTTCATTGCAAATCGATACTTCATATACCACAATACCAAAAAATTGCTTAGTGTGAAACCGGAAAATCGACCAGATGGTCTATATAATCAATTGAATGTCACATTTGATGCTCAGGCTCCTGTTCATATTGCAATTGCAGCGTTACTCGATATTTGGGGCGTAAAATCAAATCCATTAAAACACTTTAACTGGCTCAAAGGGCCAAATAACTTATCCTATCGCTCAACATACACAAAATAA
- a CDS encoding uracil-DNA glycosylase, producing the protein MPLSHTTWAPAVKAKLNPEYLKQVAQFIQSTYREDAHIFPQQKNIFAALEKTPLPETKVVIMGQDPYHNIGQAQGLSFSVPENVPAPPSLQNILKELSTDVGPRQSHDLTSWSTQGVLLLNAVLTVPEGQANAHQGKIWEPLTDSLIQIASEDDAPKVFILWGKFAQSKRQFIDESKHLVLMSAHPSPLSAYRGFFGSQPFSKANHFLVAKGRQPIDWLK; encoded by the coding sequence ATGCCATTATCACATACAACTTGGGCACCAGCTGTTAAGGCCAAGTTAAATCCTGAGTATTTAAAACAAGTCGCGCAGTTTATTCAATCAACTTACCGGGAAGATGCTCATATTTTTCCACAGCAAAAAAATATATTTGCTGCTCTTGAGAAAACACCTTTGCCTGAGACGAAAGTGGTCATCATGGGGCAAGATCCATATCACAATATTGGTCAGGCCCAAGGATTGAGCTTCTCAGTTCCTGAAAACGTGCCAGCACCACCTTCCTTACAGAATATTTTAAAAGAGCTTTCGACAGATGTTGGGCCTCGTCAATCTCATGATTTAACCAGCTGGTCCACACAAGGTGTATTGCTACTAAATGCTGTCTTAACAGTTCCAGAAGGGCAGGCTAATGCGCACCAAGGGAAAATTTGGGAGCCGTTGACGGACAGTTTGATCCAAATTGCTTCTGAAGATGATGCACCGAAAGTTTTTATTTTGTGGGGAAAGTTTGCCCAATCGAAACGTCAATTTATTGATGAGTCTAAGCATCTCGTCTTAATGAGTGCCCATCCAAGCCCACTATCAGCTTACCGTGGCTTTTTTGGAAGTCAACCATTCTCAAAAGCAAATCACTTTTTAGTTGCTAAGGGGCGACAACCTATTGATTGGTTGAAATGA
- a CDS encoding YebC/PmpR family DNA-binding transcriptional regulator, protein MSGHSKWHNIQGRKNAQDAKRGKIFQKIAHDLYVAAKAGGADPDMNASLRLVVEKAKAANMPKENIQRALDKASGANGAKFEEVTYEGYGTAGVAVLVEASTDNINRTVSSVRNSFKHAGGALGTSGSVAFHFDRRGYLAIDRSAFPDLDEDTVLEAALEAGAEDMQTSDDVFEIYTEPADFQAVESALTEAGYVFEDAEVTMIAQNPMDILEEDREKLDKLVDELEDNEDVLAVYTTAD, encoded by the coding sequence ATGTCAGGACATAGTAAATGGCATAACATTCAAGGTCGTAAAAACGCCCAAGATGCTAAGCGTGGTAAAATTTTTCAAAAGATAGCGCACGACTTATATGTTGCTGCAAAGGCCGGCGGTGCAGATCCAGATATGAACGCATCATTGCGATTAGTTGTTGAAAAAGCTAAGGCCGCTAACATGCCTAAGGAAAACATACAACGTGCGTTAGATAAGGCTTCTGGCGCAAATGGCGCTAAGTTTGAAGAAGTCACTTACGAAGGGTATGGTACTGCTGGAGTAGCTGTTCTCGTCGAAGCGTCTACAGATAATATTAACCGCACGGTATCAAGTGTTCGTAACTCATTCAAGCACGCTGGCGGTGCATTGGGAACTTCAGGATCAGTGGCATTTCACTTTGATCGTAGGGGTTATCTTGCTATTGATCGTAGTGCGTTTCCCGATTTAGACGAAGACACAGTGCTAGAGGCTGCGTTGGAAGCAGGTGCGGAGGACATGCAAACTTCTGATGATGTTTTTGAAATCTATACAGAGCCAGCTGATTTCCAAGCTGTTGAATCGGCTTTGACAGAAGCTGGATATGTTTTTGAAGACGCAGAAGTGACAATGATCGCTCAAAATCCAATGGACATTTTAGAAGAAGATCGCGAGAAGTTGGATAAGTTAGTCGATGAATTAGAAGATAATGAAGACGTTTTGGCAGTTTATACAACCGCTGATTAG
- a CDS encoding 3-phosphoglycerate dehydrogenase family protein, with protein sequence MTNIKTYNAISSKGLDYLKDHHYDINGNDAPKGILLRSQNLHDEPIDDNVRAIVRAGAGFNNIPVEELSKRGIAIFNTPGGNANAVKELTIASLVLAARPVVGAIQFANDTRGGDVSLRTESNKGGYRGTELAGKKLGVIGLGNVGSKVANTALALDMDVIGYDPGLNANTAWRVDRHIVHARSVEEVLEQADYVTVHIPLEEKNRYFIDADKLHLMKPTAALLNLSRGGIVDDEAAKEALDNDQLRVYITDFADSVLFDNPKVIITPHIGGSTIEAEDTSALMAARQLDEYLTTGNIVNSVNYPDINEPFTTKYRVGIIHENVPNMLGQISKFFGDHNINIEQLSNRAVGNYAYTMVAINDFTEEQQELVKTALDEIPHVILTRRYVNTRI encoded by the coding sequence ATGACAAACATTAAAACTTATAATGCTATTAGTTCTAAAGGACTGGACTATTTGAAAGACCATCACTACGACATTAACGGTAATGATGCGCCAAAAGGCATCTTGTTACGTTCACAAAATTTACACGATGAACCAATCGATGATAATGTTCGTGCCATTGTTCGTGCTGGTGCTGGCTTTAATAATATTCCTGTTGAGGAATTATCAAAACGTGGTATTGCTATTTTTAATACGCCTGGTGGGAATGCAAATGCCGTGAAAGAACTAACAATTGCATCACTAGTTTTGGCAGCACGACCAGTAGTTGGTGCTATACAATTTGCTAATGATACACGGGGCGGGGATGTGTCTTTGCGCACAGAGTCAAATAAAGGCGGTTACCGTGGCACAGAACTAGCAGGAAAGAAACTGGGTGTTATTGGTTTAGGAAACGTTGGATCAAAAGTTGCTAATACCGCCTTAGCTCTTGATATGGACGTTATTGGTTATGATCCTGGGTTGAATGCCAATACAGCTTGGCGTGTCGATCGTCATATTGTTCATGCAAGAAGTGTTGAGGAAGTATTAGAGCAAGCCGACTATGTGACTGTTCATATTCCATTAGAAGAGAAAAATCGTTATTTCATTGATGCGGATAAATTGCATCTGATGAAGCCAACGGCTGCGTTACTCAACTTGTCAAGAGGCGGCATTGTTGATGATGAAGCTGCAAAGGAAGCGTTGGATAATGATCAGTTACGTGTCTATATCACTGATTTTGCTGACAGTGTTTTGTTTGATAATCCTAAGGTTATTATTACGCCGCATATTGGTGGATCAACTATTGAAGCAGAGGACACGAGTGCTTTGATGGCTGCACGTCAACTAGATGAGTATTTAACAACAGGAAATATTGTAAATTCAGTTAATTATCCAGATATTAATGAACCATTCACGACTAAGTATCGCGTTGGTATTATTCACGAAAATGTGCCGAATATGTTGGGACAAATTTCAAAGTTCTTTGGTGATCATAATATCAACATTGAACAGTTAAGTAATCGTGCTGTTGGAAATTATGCCTATACAATGGTGGCAATTAACGACTTTACTGAAGAACAACAAGAGTTGGTAAAAACGGCTTTGGATGAAATTCCACACGTTATCTTAACTCGTCGTTATGTTAACACAAGAATATAA
- the serC gene encoding 3-phosphoserine/phosphohydroxythreonine transaminase → MTNYNFSAGPGVLPTPVLTKIKNEFIKNEFTHMSIIEISHRSTQFEEIINSAEERLRDLMNISDDYGVAFIQGGGSTQFEMLPLNFANNKNRIAVLDSGNFASKAAQAAVTIGKQATILDSSKVDHYHHLPMLSTDFNADEYDYLHLTTNNTIEGATYHQSILPKTVGRLTADMSSNILAEPYDVNDFDAIFAGAQKNLGPAGVTVAIVKKDWLKEQNIENVGSMLRYQNYLDKHSMYNTPPVFSIYALNLVLEWVQEQGGVDSMYAQNIEKSSKLYDYLDNSTFYHALVDESARSLTNVVFTTADLERDQAIAKDATKEGLFNLSGHRSVGGFRASLYNAQPIEAVDALITFLKKAENNYK, encoded by the coding sequence ATGACAAACTATAATTTTTCTGCTGGTCCAGGTGTTCTACCAACGCCAGTTCTCACTAAGATTAAAAATGAATTCATCAAAAATGAATTTACGCATATGTCCATCATAGAAATCTCGCATCGCTCCACGCAATTTGAAGAAATCATTAACAGCGCTGAAGAACGTTTGCGTGATTTAATGAATATATCAGATGATTATGGTGTTGCATTTATTCAGGGTGGGGGATCCACGCAATTTGAAATGTTGCCACTTAACTTTGCCAATAATAAGAATAGAATTGCTGTTTTAGATTCAGGTAACTTTGCCTCAAAGGCAGCGCAGGCAGCAGTTACTATTGGTAAACAAGCAACAATTTTGGACAGCTCCAAAGTGGATCATTATCATCATTTACCTATGTTATCTACAGATTTCAACGCCGATGAGTATGATTACCTACATCTAACGACCAATAACACAATCGAGGGTGCTACTTACCATCAATCGATTTTGCCTAAAACCGTTGGTCGATTAACAGCAGATATGAGTTCAAATATTTTGGCAGAGCCATATGATGTCAATGATTTTGATGCTATTTTTGCGGGGGCGCAAAAGAACCTTGGGCCAGCTGGCGTTACGGTTGCTATCGTCAAAAAAGATTGGTTAAAAGAACAAAATATTGAAAACGTAGGTTCAATGTTGCGTTATCAAAACTATCTGGACAAGCATTCAATGTATAATACACCGCCAGTATTTTCGATTTACGCTCTGAACTTAGTACTTGAGTGGGTACAAGAGCAGGGAGGCGTTGACAGTATGTATGCGCAAAATATTGAGAAGTCTTCAAAATTGTATGATTACCTAGATAACTCTACATTTTATCATGCATTGGTTGATGAATCGGCACGTTCACTGACAAACGTTGTCTTTACTACAGCAGACTTAGAACGAGATCAAGCAATAGCCAAAGACGCAACTAAAGAAGGTTTATTTAATTTAAGTGGTCATCGGTCGGTTGGCGGTTTCCGTGCTTCATTATACAATGCACAACCTATTGAAGCAGTTGATGCCTTAATTACATTTTTGAAGAAAGCAGAAAATAATTACAAATGA